One genomic segment of Culturomica massiliensis includes these proteins:
- a CDS encoding endonuclease/exonuclease/phosphatase family protein: protein MKNAIQFCFVLLLATCLFSCRQTKTFKVLQFNIWQEGTVVPGGFDAIADEIIRSDADFVTLSEVRNYHSTRFCDRIVEALKKRGQTYYSFYSYDSGLLSRYPITDSVTVYPEKNDRGSIYKMITKIGNQEFAVYTAHLDYRNCAYYDVRGYNGNTWEKQTPVTDLDSVLFLNRRSVRDDAIACFIQEAQKDKAAGRIVILGGDFNEPSHLDWTEATKDMRDHQGLVVPWDVSTLLQKAGYKDTYRELYPDPVTHPGMTCPADCRNIALEKLVWSPEADDRDRIDFIIYAPFNGLALTDVTLVGPKGDILRGERINENTADPIIEPLATWPTDHKAVLATFSLK, encoded by the coding sequence ATGAAAAATGCCATTCAATTCTGCTTCGTCTTACTATTGGCAACCTGCCTTTTTTCTTGCAGGCAGACAAAAACATTTAAAGTTCTGCAATTCAATATCTGGCAGGAAGGGACGGTCGTTCCGGGCGGTTTCGATGCCATTGCCGACGAAATTATCCGAAGCGATGCCGACTTCGTCACATTAAGCGAAGTCCGTAATTACCACAGCACCCGTTTCTGCGACCGGATTGTAGAAGCGCTGAAAAAACGCGGACAAACCTACTACTCGTTTTATTCTTACGACAGCGGTTTATTAAGCCGTTATCCCATCACCGACAGTGTTACCGTTTATCCGGAAAAAAACGACCGGGGCAGTATCTATAAAATGATCACTAAAATCGGCAATCAGGAATTTGCCGTTTATACGGCTCATCTGGACTACCGGAACTGTGCCTATTACGATGTACGCGGCTACAACGGCAATACCTGGGAAAAACAAACTCCCGTAACCGACCTGGATTCCGTATTGTTTCTGAATCGCCGGTCAGTACGTGATGATGCCATTGCCTGTTTTATTCAGGAAGCCCAAAAAGACAAAGCAGCCGGACGTATTGTTATCTTAGGCGGCGACTTTAACGAGCCGTCCCACCTGGATTGGACAGAGGCGACAAAAGATATGCGGGACCATCAGGGATTGGTCGTACCCTGGGATGTCTCGACTTTATTGCAGAAAGCAGGCTATAAAGATACTTACCGGGAACTTTATCCCGATCCGGTAACCCATCCGGGCATGACCTGTCCTGCCGATTGCCGGAATATCGCACTCGAAAAATTGGTTTGGTCGCCTGAAGCCGACGACCGGGACCGCATTGATTTCATCATATATGCACCCTTTAACGGACTTGCCTTAACCGACGTAACCCTGGTAGGTCCTAAAGGAGATATCCTCCGCGGAGAACGGATTAACGAAAATACGGCCGACCCGATTATCGAACCGCTCGCAACATGGCCAACCGACCACAAAGCCGTATTAGCTACTTTTTCTTTAAAATAG
- a CDS encoding SusC/RagA family TonB-linked outer membrane protein — protein sequence MMRLSFYLVLLGCLHVSAAIDAQTRVALNVKNVTLHDVIWELQKQTGFVFLYSTQDIESVRLSEVSAADKSVKEVLDDCLKNTGLTYNIQDDVIVIRKAEALPALPQQTIAVRGIVRDDSGETLPGVSVRIKGTSTGTATDVQGRFEIKVPSLKNTILVFSFVGMIPQEVSASDKEMQIVMQREDTQLDEVVVTGYSTVSREAYTGSATVVGADKIAERPVASFQDVLRGNSPGTLVTSTGQPGVGATIRLRGISSMNASNAPLYVVDGVVWDAANMSGDAEYPTNPLNTLNPSDIASMTILKDAASSSLYGSRGANGVIVITTKQGKQGQKVNYTVDVQFGVSRIFKASKPDLVNREEFIDLWLEGEMHYQIQRKAGKKFFDEVKKIYADKEGYKFSGKNYNEWMNLAKSEFNKQFKIYNPVKDDYYNAFFDKDGAKGEDYSRLPDVDWYDEVTRVAPFQKINASARGGNDVVKFYTSLEYFNQQGILRSSELKRYSFRANLSSDNANRFLNWGISNMMSYSDQSGPRRDALGYAMPQYTALSLAPIVPVKLEDGSYNFKFPSNVNSNMNPVAIGKYYTYARPQLKALLSGWLKFNFTKWLNFKSVAAVDYLHTRKRHYYDKDFGDGKKDNGYLSERDARRTMITNSNLLYFNKTFGGVHDVSAYGGIELETMTSAYIAASGKNFLSDDYPYLSASSVPGGVSGSGDEYAMFSWLMKLDYAYDNKYYIGGSFRSDRSSRFHPDHRVGNFWSVSGAWRISQEKFLQDNPVINNLKLKVSYGINGTLPSSYYSWRSRYGFGYDYAGDLGIAPVSISNKKLTWEENKVFNVGLDIRMWDRLNIGLEYYSRKSSNLLLDEPISMVTGHEDRLVNSSAGLKNQGIELEMSVDIIRDRRVNWEFSMNLATLKNKFFGLKSDDIGTQIKRNGESYYSWYLRKWAGTDPETGEQRWYYTDTDGKKAITKNYDEAERKIVGCALPKVNGGFSTVISFEGLELSCLFTYGLRHKVLDYTGRVATKNDGKRDYRTMERDQLDRWTPDNPGGKNPLRINTKWDRWLSTRYLYKGDYLKFKNLKLQYTFPTHVVSKIRLGGVKIFAQAENLIAFTALKGYDPEMTLNGYRNPDDYPSATTYTAGLQINF from the coding sequence ATGATGAGGCTATCGTTTTATCTGGTATTATTGGGATGTCTGCATGTGAGTGCTGCGATAGACGCTCAGACACGTGTGGCTCTTAATGTCAAGAATGTAACTCTCCATGATGTCATTTGGGAGTTGCAGAAACAGACCGGTTTCGTATTCCTGTACAGTACACAGGATATAGAATCAGTCCGTTTGTCGGAGGTTTCGGCAGCCGATAAAAGCGTAAAGGAAGTATTGGACGACTGCCTGAAAAATACCGGGTTGACATATAATATTCAGGATGATGTGATTGTCATTCGCAAAGCGGAAGCACTTCCGGCACTTCCACAGCAAACGATTGCGGTCAGGGGAATTGTCCGGGATGATTCCGGGGAAACCTTACCGGGTGTGTCTGTCCGGATAAAGGGAACATCTACCGGTACTGCAACCGATGTTCAGGGACGTTTTGAAATTAAAGTTCCTTCTTTAAAAAATACGATTCTGGTGTTTTCTTTTGTCGGGATGATTCCTCAGGAAGTGTCTGCTTCCGATAAAGAAATGCAGATTGTCATGCAACGGGAAGATACCCAATTGGATGAAGTTGTCGTAACCGGTTACAGTACCGTTAGCCGTGAAGCTTATACAGGATCGGCAACGGTCGTAGGGGCTGATAAGATTGCCGAACGCCCGGTAGCTTCTTTTCAGGATGTGCTTCGGGGGAATTCCCCGGGTACGTTGGTTACCTCCACCGGGCAACCGGGTGTCGGAGCAACTATCCGTTTGAGAGGTATCAGTTCGATGAATGCCTCGAATGCGCCGCTTTATGTCGTGGACGGTGTCGTTTGGGATGCTGCTAATATGTCAGGGGATGCCGAATATCCGACCAACCCGTTGAATACACTTAACCCTTCGGATATTGCCAGTATGACGATATTGAAAGATGCCGCTTCTTCTTCTCTTTACGGTTCGAGGGGTGCGAACGGGGTGATTGTAATTACGACCAAACAGGGAAAACAAGGGCAAAAGGTCAATTATACGGTAGATGTACAGTTCGGTGTATCCAGGATATTCAAGGCATCGAAGCCTGACTTGGTAAACCGGGAGGAATTTATCGACCTGTGGCTGGAAGGAGAGATGCATTATCAGATTCAGAGGAAAGCAGGTAAAAAATTTTTCGACGAAGTGAAGAAGATATATGCGGATAAAGAAGGATATAAATTCTCGGGTAAGAATTATAATGAGTGGATGAATCTGGCTAAAAGTGAATTCAATAAACAATTTAAGATTTACAATCCCGTCAAGGATGATTATTACAATGCATTTTTTGATAAAGACGGTGCAAAAGGGGAAGATTACAGCCGTTTGCCTGATGTCGACTGGTATGATGAAGTTACCCGTGTGGCTCCGTTCCAAAAAATCAATGCGTCGGCCAGAGGAGGAAACGATGTCGTAAAATTCTATACCTCACTGGAATATTTCAATCAGCAGGGGATACTCCGGAGCAGCGAGTTGAAACGGTATTCGTTCCGGGCAAATTTGTCGTCGGACAACGCCAACCGCTTTCTTAACTGGGGAATCAGCAATATGATGAGTTATTCCGACCAAAGCGGGCCACGCCGTGATGCTTTAGGGTATGCTATGCCTCAGTATACGGCATTGTCCCTGGCTCCTATTGTTCCTGTAAAATTGGAAGACGGATCGTATAATTTTAAATTTCCGAGTAATGTCAACAGTAATATGAATCCGGTGGCTATCGGAAAATATTACACTTATGCCCGGCCTCAATTGAAAGCCCTGCTTTCCGGCTGGTTGAAATTTAATTTTACGAAATGGCTGAATTTTAAAAGTGTGGCTGCCGTCGATTATCTCCATACAAGGAAACGGCATTACTACGACAAGGATTTCGGCGATGGTAAAAAGGATAACGGTTATTTGTCAGAGAGAGATGCCCGCCGGACCATGATTACCAATTCGAACCTGTTGTATTTTAATAAGACGTTCGGGGGTGTACACGATGTGTCAGCTTACGGAGGTATAGAGCTTGAAACGATGACCAGTGCTTATATCGCGGCCAGTGGTAAAAACTTTCTATCCGATGATTATCCGTACTTATCGGCTTCTTCCGTCCCGGGCGGTGTAAGCGGCAGCGGCGATGAATATGCGATGTTTTCCTGGCTGATGAAACTGGATTACGCTTACGACAATAAATATTATATCGGCGGTTCCTTCCGTAGCGACCGTTCTTCCCGTTTTCATCCGGATCACCGGGTCGGTAATTTCTGGTCGGTTTCAGGAGCCTGGCGGATTTCTCAGGAAAAATTCCTGCAGGATAATCCTGTGATCAATAACCTGAAACTGAAAGTCAGTTACGGTATAAACGGAACTTTACCCAGTAGTTATTATTCCTGGCGTTCCAGATACGGATTCGGGTATGATTATGCCGGAGATTTGGGAATCGCTCCGGTAAGTATTTCGAATAAAAAGCTGACCTGGGAAGAAAATAAAGTATTCAATGTCGGATTGGATATCCGTATGTGGGACCGCCTGAATATCGGTTTGGAATATTACAGTCGTAAATCGAGCAATCTGTTACTGGATGAGCCTATTTCTATGGTTACCGGTCACGAAGACCGTTTGGTGAATTCCAGTGCAGGCTTGAAAAATCAGGGAATAGAGTTGGAAATGTCCGTTGATATTATCAGAGACAGAAGAGTAAACTGGGAATTCAGTATGAACCTGGCTACATTGAAAAATAAGTTTTTCGGCTTGAAGAGTGACGATATCGGTACTCAGATTAAGCGCAACGGGGAAAGCTATTATTCCTGGTATTTGAGGAAATGGGCCGGTACCGATCCGGAAACGGGAGAACAACGTTGGTATTATACGGATACGGACGGTAAAAAAGCCATCACTAAAAATTACGATGAAGCGGAACGGAAAATCGTCGGTTGTGCACTGCCGAAAGTGAACGGAGGTTTTTCAACGGTGATCAGTTTCGAAGGCCTGGAGTTGAGCTGTCTGTTTACCTACGGGTTGAGACATAAGGTGTTGGATTATACGGGGCGGGTAGCGACGAAGAACGACGGAAAGAGAGATTACCGGACCATGGAACGGGATCAGCTCGACCGTTGGACACCGGATAATCCCGGAGGAAAAAATCCTTTGCGGATCAATACGAAATGGGATCGATGGTTATCAACCCGTTATCTTTATAAAGGCGATTATCTGAAATTCAAAAATCTGAAATTGCAGTATACTTTCCCTACACACGTAGTGAGTAAAATTCGTCTGGGAGGTGTAAAAATTTTTGCACAGGCAGAAAATCTGATCGCTTTTACTGCATTGAAAGGATACGATCCGGAAATGACATTGAACGGGTACCGGAATCCCGACGATTATCCGTCGGCTACGACTTACACGGCAGGATTACAGATTAACTTTTAA
- a CDS encoding GlsB/YeaQ/YmgE family stress response membrane protein produces the protein MMFIWYIIIGLIAGWAAGKIMRGGGFGFFINLIVGIIGGVLGGWLFSLVGLRSTGGIIGSLIVSTFGAIVLLWFVALMNPPSRRK, from the coding sequence ATGATGTTTATTTGGTATATTATCATTGGGCTTATTGCCGGTTGGGCTGCCGGTAAAATTATGCGGGGCGGTGGATTCGGCTTCTTTATCAATCTGATTGTCGGGATTATCGGAGGTGTATTGGGCGGCTGGTTGTTTAGCTTGGTCGGTCTTCGGTCTACCGGAGGAATTATCGGAAGTTTGATTGTTTCTACATTCGGTGCAATTGTCCTGCTTTGGTTTGTAGCCTTGATGAATCCGCCTTCACGCCGTAAGTAA
- a CDS encoding RNA polymerase sigma-70 factor — protein sequence MADAIKVDITDVKVFRRLFDDFYEPLCIFGERYVGDAECVADLVQECFIRLWQRREDFEYLHQLKGFLYTSVKNRALNELEHRKIKLGYAGKILEQGEESFFRDHVIEEEAYRILRQAIEQLPEQTRKVMLLALEGKDNREIAETLSMAVGTVHTHKKIAYKRLREFLKGYYYLFTFLLYLIR from the coding sequence ATGGCGGATGCAATAAAAGTGGATATTACTGACGTGAAAGTTTTTCGGCGGTTGTTCGATGACTTTTATGAACCGTTGTGTATTTTCGGTGAGCGTTATGTTGGAGATGCCGAATGCGTGGCGGATTTGGTTCAGGAATGTTTTATCCGTTTGTGGCAAAGGAGGGAGGATTTCGAATATCTGCATCAATTGAAGGGATTTCTGTATACTTCTGTAAAGAACAGGGCACTCAATGAACTGGAGCACCGGAAAATAAAACTGGGCTATGCAGGAAAAATACTGGAGCAGGGAGAAGAGTCCTTTTTCCGGGATCACGTAATAGAGGAAGAAGCTTATCGTATTCTCCGGCAAGCCATTGAGCAGTTGCCTGAGCAAACCCGTAAGGTCATGTTATTGGCGTTGGAGGGAAAAGACAATAGGGAAATTGCAGAAACGTTGTCGATGGCTGTAGGGACCGTACATACACATAAAAAAATCGCTTATAAGCGTCTGCGGGAATTTTTGAAAGGATATTACTATTTGTTTACTTTCCTGTTGTATCTGATTCGTTAA
- a CDS encoding FecR family protein → MDKKEAMLEKEFEIASLIAGYRTGILTEEEKACLQEWIDSSLSAKLLFEKLDNPENFRELCSMAQKYDRSRAWSKIEKSIRRERNLKIQKYIGYAASVVLPLAVCYFLLRNSAEECCSLSSHQTVCNDRIQPGTTKAILTLGDGTVVDIEKENSFEVLEEGGAKIRKDSACLNYQNETKIIPEQKVIYNRIDIPRGGEYTLKLSDGSRVHLNAMSSLRYPVNFTEDKRMVELQGEAYFEVVKAGKPFIVKAGDVEVKVLGTEFNVCCYADEDIIGTTLVKGCVNITTPRVGPLVLTPSQQANFSRETKDVQVKTVDVSEYTAWKEGYFRFKDWRLEDIMNYLSRWYDMHVFYANPKVKDLRFGCSISRYGSVEPILQLLEDTRKVRVEIKGNTIVFR, encoded by the coding sequence ATGGATAAAAAAGAGGCTATGTTGGAAAAAGAATTTGAGATTGCGTCCTTGATTGCCGGATACCGGACGGGAATATTGACGGAGGAAGAAAAAGCCTGTTTACAGGAATGGATCGATTCTTCTCTGTCGGCAAAGCTGTTATTTGAAAAGTTAGACAATCCGGAAAATTTCCGGGAACTTTGCTCGATGGCGCAGAAATATGATCGTAGCCGTGCCTGGAGTAAAATAGAGAAAAGTATCCGGCGGGAACGTAATCTCAAAATTCAAAAATACATCGGCTATGCGGCTTCGGTTGTTTTGCCTTTGGCCGTATGTTATTTTTTATTGAGAAATTCAGCGGAGGAGTGCTGTTCGTTAAGTAGTCATCAGACGGTTTGTAACGATCGGATTCAACCCGGAACAACAAAGGCAATTTTAACTTTAGGGGATGGGACTGTTGTGGATATTGAAAAAGAAAACTCATTTGAGGTATTGGAAGAAGGCGGTGCGAAAATCCGCAAAGATTCCGCCTGTCTGAATTATCAGAATGAGACGAAAATCATTCCGGAGCAGAAGGTTATATACAACCGGATTGATATACCGAGAGGAGGTGAATATACGCTGAAACTGAGTGATGGAAGCCGGGTACATTTGAATGCCATGAGTTCCTTACGGTATCCGGTAAATTTTACAGAAGATAAAAGGATGGTGGAATTGCAGGGAGAAGCTTATTTCGAGGTAGTAAAGGCCGGAAAACCTTTTATTGTAAAGGCCGGAGATGTGGAGGTGAAAGTTTTGGGAACGGAGTTCAATGTATGCTGCTATGCCGATGAGGATATTATCGGAACGACATTGGTAAAAGGATGTGTCAATATCACAACTCCTCGAGTCGGTCCGCTTGTGCTGACACCTTCACAACAGGCCAATTTCAGCCGGGAGACAAAGGACGTACAGGTGAAAACCGTCGATGTTTCGGAATATACAGCCTGGAAAGAAGGATATTTCCGTTTTAAAGACTGGCGTTTGGAGGACATTATGAATTACCTGTCCCGTTGGTATGATATGCATGTATTTTATGCTAACCCGAAAGTGAAAGATTTGCGCTTCGGTTGTAGCATCAGCCGGTATGGAAGTGTAGAGCCGATATTGCAGTTGTTGGAAGATACCAGAAAGGTAAGAGTGGAAATAAAAGGAAATACAATTGTTTTCCGGTAA
- a CDS encoding ABC transporter permease, translated as MRILKEFIRDFKRFRTAGLLNILGLTVASAVFMAILFHICFENGYDKFRRNADRIFRVEMKIGNDGFSSNVPYPVCELLAEGCPSIEQSFVQRDGSNQDVAIEDEQGAINKFNIPISTANLSMCDVIDFQILYGEARKALAEPGMILLPESQATRLFGSAEEALNRRMKISGGSWNTIEGDYTVAGIYKDFPGNSIFSNNCYAKLNEQEMNWGNWNVQFFIKSNLKDPIALTKQLNDLKIADDVSENGKLEKRVTPLTDIYFHSKASYETKPTGNLTTSRILFGVSILIILIATINFINFSMSLAPARIKGVNTHKVLGAGIGKLRLQLMCEAMIYATIAFTLSLFLLQLADHSFIGHLFATSISPQAHPLTTLGCGGMILIVGLSAGFFPARYITSFAPALVLKGNFVLSPQGQRIRNGLMTFQFVISVALITCMLLMNNQQRYMQNYTLGFHKDQIVYFQFNQQLFDQRHAFTNELMQSPDITDYAYTDWIPESDNAATISGSWNENNFQFDRWFVDRRFMQLMGIPLISGHEFSQNREETEVIFTETALKQMPFLEKYMGQPVETAGISGGARFVGIAKDVQHLSLRQGITPLEFVCINDPQYHFDYILLKISPNTGDAMKYISQVFNRFSKYNNLNVRFLDDTMQQRYEKESRLTQAISLFGLIAIIISLIGVYGMIVYNAQYKRKEIALRKVNGATEKEILVLLNRGFFLLLGSSFLIACPLAYYIISSWLSRFAYKAPVYWWLFVLSGAIVFSISLLTISWQSWRAATTNPVEGLKES; from the coding sequence ATGAGAATTTTAAAAGAATTTATAAGAGATTTCAAGCGATTCCGGACAGCCGGATTATTAAATATTTTGGGATTGACAGTTGCTTCTGCTGTATTTATGGCCATCTTATTCCATATCTGTTTTGAAAACGGATACGATAAATTCCGCCGAAATGCTGACCGAATATTCCGGGTAGAAATGAAAATCGGAAATGACGGCTTCAGTTCGAATGTACCGTATCCTGTTTGTGAACTTTTGGCAGAAGGATGTCCGTCTATCGAACAATCTTTCGTTCAAAGGGACGGCTCAAACCAGGATGTCGCTATCGAAGATGAACAAGGGGCCATCAATAAATTCAACATTCCCATTTCTACCGCCAATCTATCCATGTGTGACGTTATCGATTTTCAGATATTGTACGGGGAAGCCCGCAAAGCCTTGGCAGAACCGGGAATGATACTACTTCCGGAAAGTCAGGCGACGCGTTTGTTCGGCTCTGCGGAAGAAGCCCTGAATCGACGAATGAAAATAAGTGGAGGTTCATGGAATACTATTGAGGGAGATTATACTGTCGCAGGAATATACAAAGACTTTCCCGGAAATTCGATTTTCTCCAACAACTGTTATGCTAAATTAAATGAGCAGGAAATGAATTGGGGAAACTGGAATGTCCAGTTTTTTATCAAAAGTAACCTGAAAGACCCAATAGCACTGACAAAACAATTAAACGACTTAAAAATCGCCGATGACGTATCCGAAAACGGAAAATTAGAAAAAAGAGTTACACCTTTAACAGATATCTATTTTCATTCGAAGGCCTCTTATGAAACCAAGCCTACCGGAAATCTGACCACATCACGAATTCTTTTCGGCGTATCTATCTTAATTATACTGATTGCCACGATCAATTTTATCAATTTCTCTATGTCTTTAGCACCCGCCCGGATAAAAGGTGTAAATACCCATAAAGTTTTAGGGGCTGGTATCGGAAAATTACGTTTGCAATTGATGTGCGAAGCAATGATTTATGCAACTATAGCCTTCACTTTATCTCTGTTTTTACTCCAGTTAGCAGACCATTCGTTTATCGGACATCTATTTGCCACCTCCATTTCTCCCCAAGCACATCCCCTGACAACATTGGGATGCGGAGGGATGATCCTGATAGTCGGATTATCAGCCGGTTTCTTTCCGGCACGCTATATTACCTCTTTTGCACCGGCATTGGTACTGAAAGGAAATTTTGTATTGTCTCCCCAGGGACAACGGATAAGAAACGGACTAATGACATTTCAATTCGTAATCTCCGTCGCATTGATTACTTGTATGTTACTTATGAATAACCAGCAACGGTACATGCAGAATTATACTTTAGGATTTCATAAAGACCAAATCGTTTATTTTCAATTTAACCAACAGTTATTCGATCAGCGACATGCTTTTACAAACGAATTGATGCAATCACCGGACATAACGGATTATGCGTATACCGATTGGATACCGGAAAGTGATAATGCCGCCACGATTAGTGGAAGTTGGAATGAAAATAATTTCCAATTCGACCGCTGGTTTGTCGACAGACGTTTTATGCAATTAATGGGTATTCCTCTCATCAGTGGTCATGAATTTTCCCAAAATCGGGAAGAAACGGAAGTCATATTTACAGAAACGGCTTTAAAACAAATGCCCTTCCTGGAAAAGTACATGGGTCAACCGGTCGAAACAGCAGGAATCTCGGGTGGAGCCCGCTTTGTAGGTATCGCAAAGGATGTCCAGCATCTTTCGCTACGTCAAGGGATTACACCTTTAGAATTTGTATGTATAAACGACCCCCAATATCATTTCGACTATATATTGTTGAAAATATCACCCAATACGGGAGATGCCATGAAATACATAAGTCAGGTATTCAATCGTTTTTCAAAATACAATAATCTGAATGTACGTTTTCTGGATGATACAATGCAGCAACGTTACGAAAAAGAAAGTCGCCTGACACAAGCTATTTCCCTATTCGGACTGATTGCCATTATCATCTCTCTGATCGGCGTATACGGCATGATTGTATACAATGCACAATATAAACGGAAAGAAATTGCATTACGGAAAGTAAACGGAGCGACAGAAAAAGAAATTCTGGTCCTGCTGAACCGGGGATTTTTCCTGCTGTTGGGGAGTTCTTTCCTGATAGCCTGTCCACTGGCTTATTATATTATCTCGTCGTGGTTATCGAGATTTGCCTACAAAGCTCCGGTATACTGGTGGCTATTTGTATTATCGGGAGCCATTGTATTTTCAATTTCTTTGCTGACGATAAGCTGGCAAAGTTGGCGGGCTGCGACGACAAACCCGGTGGAAGGATTAAAAGAATCGTAA
- a CDS encoding iron-sulfur cluster assembly scaffold protein: MIYSHEVQHMCVVKKGPNHGPAPIPEEGKWVKAKEIKDISGLTHGIGWCAPQQGACKLTLNIKDGIIEEALIETIGCSGMTHSAAMAAEILTGKTLLEALNTDLVCDAINTAMRELFLQIVYGRTQSAFSEGGLPIGAGLEDLGKGLRSQVGTMFSTKAKGVRYLEMAEGYISRLALDEDGEVCGYEFVRLGVMMDLIKKGTDANEALKKATANYGRFANAAKYIDPRHE, translated from the coding sequence ATGATTTATTCACACGAAGTACAACACATGTGTGTTGTAAAAAAAGGCCCGAACCACGGTCCTGCCCCAATCCCCGAAGAAGGGAAATGGGTAAAAGCGAAAGAAATCAAAGATATTTCAGGTTTAACCCATGGTATCGGTTGGTGTGCACCTCAACAAGGGGCTTGTAAACTGACATTGAATATCAAAGACGGGATTATTGAAGAAGCATTGATAGAAACGATCGGTTGCTCCGGTATGACGCACTCGGCTGCTATGGCTGCTGAAATTCTGACAGGTAAAACTTTATTGGAAGCATTGAATACCGACTTGGTATGTGATGCTATCAATACCGCTATGCGCGAATTATTCCTGCAGATTGTATACGGACGTACCCAGAGTGCATTTTCTGAAGGCGGTCTGCCTATCGGCGCCGGCCTGGAAGACTTAGGTAAAGGTCTGCGCAGCCAGGTTGGTACGATGTTTTCAACGAAAGCTAAAGGTGTTCGTTATCTGGAAATGGCTGAAGGTTATATCTCCCGCCTGGCACTTGACGAAGACGGGGAAGTATGCGGATATGAATTCGTACGCCTCGGTGTTATGATGGACCTGATCAAAAAAGGTACCGATGCCAACGAAGCATTGAAGAAAGCCACTGCAAACTACGGACGTTTCGCCAATGCAGCTAAATATATTGACCCACGTCACGAATAA
- a CDS encoding GGGtGRT protein: MAKREVKFESQDRRINQINKVLNSYGIASIEEAEAICEAKGIDPYLECEQTQNICFENAKWAYVVGAAIAIKKGCVNAADAAEAIGEGLQAFCIAGSVADDRKVGLGHGNLAARLLREETQCFAFLAGHESFAAAEGAIKIAEMANKVRKNPLRVILNGLGKDAAMIISRINGFTYVQTEFDYYTGDLKVVKTKAYSDGPRAKVNCYGADDVREGVAIMWKEGVDVSITGNSTNPTRFQHPVAGTYKKERVLAGKPYFSVASGGGTGRTLHPDNMAAGPASYGMTDTLGRMHSDAQFAGSSSVPAHVEMMGFLGMGNNPMVGATVAVAVSIAEALKK, translated from the coding sequence ATGGCAAAAAGAGAAGTAAAATTTGAAAGTCAGGATCGTCGGATCAACCAGATCAATAAAGTATTGAACTCCTATGGTATCGCTTCTATCGAAGAGGCAGAAGCCATTTGCGAAGCAAAAGGAATCGATCCTTATTTAGAGTGTGAACAAACACAGAATATCTGTTTCGAAAATGCAAAATGGGCTTACGTTGTAGGCGCTGCTATCGCTATTAAAAAAGGATGTGTAAATGCCGCAGATGCTGCCGAAGCTATCGGCGAAGGCCTGCAAGCTTTCTGTATTGCCGGTTCTGTTGCCGACGACCGTAAAGTAGGTTTAGGTCATGGAAACCTGGCTGCCCGTTTGTTGCGTGAAGAAACCCAGTGTTTCGCTTTCCTGGCGGGTCACGAATCTTTCGCAGCTGCCGAAGGTGCCATCAAAATTGCTGAAATGGCCAACAAAGTACGCAAAAATCCGTTACGTGTCATTTTGAACGGTTTGGGAAAAGACGCTGCTATGATCATTTCCCGTATCAACGGCTTTACCTATGTGCAAACTGAATTCGATTATTATACCGGAGATTTGAAAGTGGTAAAAACCAAAGCTTACTCCGACGGTCCCCGTGCAAAAGTAAATTGTTACGGTGCCGACGACGTTCGGGAAGGTGTTGCTATCATGTGGAAAGAAGGCGTAGATGTTTCCATTACCGGTAACTCTACCAATCCTACCCGTTTCCAACACCCGGTTGCAGGTACTTATAAAAAAGAACGTGTATTGGCCGGTAAACCGTATTTCTCTGTAGCATCCGGCGGTGGTACGGGACGCACCCTGCACCCGGACAACATGGCTGCCGGTCCTGCATCTTACGGTATGACCGACACCCTCGGACGTATGCACAGCGACGCCCAGTTCGCCGGTTCGTCTTCCGTTCCCGCTCACGTGGAAATGATGGGCTTCCTCGGTATGGGTAACAACCCGATGGTAGGTGCTACCGTGGCTGTTGCCGTATCGATTGCAGAAGCTTTGAAAAAATAA